In the Quercus lobata isolate SW786 chromosome 5, ValleyOak3.0 Primary Assembly, whole genome shotgun sequence genome, one interval contains:
- the LOC115992701 gene encoding salicylate/benzoate carboxyl methyltransferase-like: protein MAVENALCMNGGDGESSYANNSLLQKKVILESRSFLVDTIKDMLKIRIPTCFKVADLGCSSGPNTLLVISEIIDTIHEMCQQTNTESPEFLVLLNDLPENDFNAIFKTLPAFHERLKKDKGDKLGPCFISGTPGSFYGRLFPSQCLHLVHSSYSLHWLSQVPRGVVNNKGNIYIAKSSPPNVFKAYMDQFHTDFSMFLCSRSKEILPGGRMILTFIGRSNVDPNTNCCYDLWELLAKSLLDMVPEGLVKEKDVDSFNLPYYEPCMEEVKAIIEDEGSFNVDRLQMFEFNDPNGDIDNKYQSAQSMANGLRAVTEAMLASHFGETIIDNLFAKFAKHMAEEFCQEMTRYISIVTCMTKK, encoded by the exons ATGGCAGTAGAAAATGCTCTTTGCATGAATGGGGGAGATGGAGAATCTAGCTACGCCAATAACTCACTCCTtcag AAAAAAGTAATATTGGAGTCGAGGTCCTTCCTAGTGGACACCATTAAAGACATGTTAAAGATCAGAATTCCCACTTGTTTCAAAGTGGCTGACTTGGGTTGCTCTTCAGGACCCAACACCCTCTTGGTGATCTCTGAAATTATTGACACCATCCATGAAATGTGCCAGCAAACAAATACCGAATCACCTGAGTTTCTAGTGTTACTAAATGATCTCCCAGAAAATGACTTCAATGCAATTTTCAAAACTCTACCAGCTTTCCATGAGAGGCTTAAGAAAGACAAGGGAGACAAGTTGGGGCCTTGTTTTATTTCTGGAACACCTGGTTCCTTCTATGGGAGGCTCTTTCCAAGCCAGTGTCTACATCTTGTACATTCTTCTTATAGTCTTCATTGGCTTTCACAG GTGCCAAGAGGGGTTGTGAATAACAAAGGTAACATATACATCGCAAAATCGAGCCCTCCCAACGTATTCAAAGCCTACATGGACCAATTTCATACAGATTTCTCAATGTTTCTATGTTCACGCTCTAAGGAAATATTGCCTGGAGGACGTATGATTCTTACCTTCATTGGAAGGAGCAATGTAGATCCCAACACAAATTGTTGTTACGACCTTTGGGAGCTTCTGGCAAAATCACTTCTTGACATGGTCCCTGag GGCCTTGTTAAGGAGAAGGATGTAGATTCGTTCAATTTGCCATATTATGAACCTTGCATGGAAGAAGTAAAGGCAATCATTGAAGACGAGGGGTCTTTCAATGTAGATAGGCTTCAAATGTTTGAATTCAATGACCCCAATGGTGACATTGATAACAAGTATCAGAGTGCACAAAGTATGGCAAATGGTTTAAGAGCTGTAACAGAAGCAATGCTGGCTAGTCATTTTGGAGAGACCATAATTGACAATTTATTTGCCAAGTTTGCAAAGCATATGGCGGAGGAATTTTGCCAGGAGATGACAAGGTACATCAGTATAGTCACTTGCATGACCAAGAAGTAA